One Lentibacillus cibarius DNA window includes the following coding sequences:
- the accD gene encoding acetyl-CoA carboxylase, carboxyltransferase subunit beta, whose amino-acid sequence MLKDFFGKKRKYATIPSEQSKIDIPEGLMKKCDNCHKIYYRKEMNKNINVCPNCDYHHPLKAWDRINSLFDEGTFEEWDKQLTTTNPLEFPGYEEKVEKDRNKTGLNEGVVTGKGLIDGQETAFSVMDSSFRMGSMGSVMGEKIARAIEKAKNESLPFIIFTASGGARMQEGVLSLMQMSKTSVAVKRFSEAGGLMISIMTHPTTGGVSASFASVGDYNIAEPGALIGFAGRRIIEQTIREELPDDFQTAEFLLKHGQLDKVVHRHEMKNFLTVLLSMHAKGREQA is encoded by the coding sequence TTGCTTAAGGATTTTTTTGGCAAGAAAAGGAAGTATGCGACCATTCCGAGTGAACAAAGCAAGATTGATATTCCTGAGGGTTTAATGAAAAAATGTGATAATTGTCATAAGATATACTATCGGAAAGAAATGAACAAGAACATTAATGTCTGTCCAAACTGTGATTATCATCATCCGCTTAAGGCTTGGGATCGAATAAACAGTTTATTTGATGAAGGGACGTTTGAGGAATGGGACAAGCAACTTACAACAACCAATCCATTGGAATTTCCCGGGTATGAAGAGAAAGTGGAAAAGGATCGCAATAAAACTGGACTAAATGAAGGTGTTGTAACCGGCAAGGGATTGATTGATGGACAGGAGACCGCTTTCAGTGTAATGGATTCTAGTTTCCGAATGGGAAGTATGGGCTCAGTTATGGGTGAAAAAATCGCTCGTGCTATTGAAAAGGCAAAGAATGAGTCGCTTCCGTTTATTATATTCACTGCTTCCGGTGGTGCGAGAATGCAGGAGGGTGTATTAAGCCTAATGCAGATGTCTAAAACATCCGTTGCAGTGAAACGGTTTTCTGAGGCGGGCGGGTTAATGATTTCGATTATGACCCATCCAACAACAGGTGGTGTTTCTGCTAGTTTTGCATCCGTGGGTGATTACAATATTGCTGAACCAGGGGCATTAATTGGCTTTGCCGGCCGCCGAATTATTGAACAGACGATTCGTGAGGAACTGCCGGATGACTTTCAGACTGCTGAATTCCTACTCAAACATGGCCAGCTAGATAAAGTAGTGCACCGACATGAGATGAAAAATTTCCTGACTGTACTGCTGTCTATGCATGCAAAAGGGAGGGAACAAGCATGA
- the accA gene encoding acetyl-CoA carboxylase carboxyl transferase subunit alpha: MKQVLDFEKPIVNLKEKIAELKTFTTDSDINLEAEISTLEERLEKLENDIYGNLQPWHRVQMARHQERPTTLDYIQELFTNFMEFHGDRLFGDDEAIVTGIAFYGEQPVTVIGHQRGKDTKENIRRNFGMPHPEGYRKALRHMRQAEKFNRPIISFIDTKGAYPGKAAEERGQSEAIARNLVEMAGLSVPIICIVIGEGGSGGALGLGVGDRIHMLENSTYSVISPEGAAALLWKDSGLARKAAETMKITTYDLKELDVVDEIIPEPRGGAHRDIQEQAKNIDAVLAKSLEELTAKSVDELLETRWEKYKQIGEYQEM; the protein is encoded by the coding sequence ATGAAACAGGTGTTGGACTTTGAAAAACCAATTGTGAACTTGAAAGAGAAAATCGCTGAGCTAAAAACGTTCACAACTGATAGTGACATTAATCTGGAAGCAGAAATATCCACATTGGAAGAACGGCTGGAAAAATTGGAGAACGATATTTACGGAAATCTCCAGCCTTGGCACCGTGTCCAAATGGCCCGACATCAAGAACGTCCGACTACATTAGATTATATACAGGAATTGTTCACGAACTTTATGGAATTTCATGGTGATCGCTTGTTTGGAGATGATGAAGCGATTGTCACGGGTATCGCTTTTTATGGTGAACAACCGGTTACGGTAATTGGTCATCAACGGGGAAAAGATACGAAAGAAAATATTCGCCGCAATTTTGGCATGCCACATCCAGAAGGATATCGAAAAGCATTAAGACATATGCGCCAGGCAGAAAAGTTTAACCGTCCAATCATTAGCTTCATTGATACGAAAGGTGCTTACCCAGGTAAAGCTGCCGAGGAGCGTGGACAGAGTGAAGCAATTGCTCGGAACCTGGTGGAAATGGCTGGTTTGTCGGTACCAATCATTTGTATTGTCATCGGTGAAGGTGGGAGCGGTGGTGCCCTAGGTCTAGGTGTAGGTGATCGTATCCATATGCTGGAGAACTCAACGTATTCGGTTATTTCACCTGAAGGAGCCGCGGCGTTGTTATGGAAGGATTCCGGTCTGGCTAGGAAGGCGGCTGAAACAATGAAGATTACTACTTACGATTTGAAAGAACTTGATGTTGTTGATGAGATTATTCCGGAACCAAGAGGTGGTGCTCATCGTGACATACAAGAACAGGCTAAAAATATTGATGCTGTATTAGCGAAGTCTCTTGAGGAACTGACGGCAAAGTCCGTAGATGAATTACTTGAAACAAGATGGGAAAAATATAAGCAAATCGGTGAATACCAAGAAATGTAA
- a CDS encoding FadR/GntR family transcriptional regulator, with amino-acid sequence MLPKQKVYHGILQELRKYIDENNLQPGDKLPSERVLSEKLQAGRSSIREALRAMELLGLIETRHGEGTFLSAYRPYHSVEVLSSFILQGNNTRNDLLFAKKIIEKEAAKIAYDYMDDEDISQLLEIVQDQTLNANATHVAFFQYLFHKTENLLLAKVWQLMDEFSYTISSLSYERSFYLDLIGLYQSKDYAKIEDLFYSLPVEK; translated from the coding sequence ATGTTACCAAAACAAAAAGTATACCATGGCATTTTACAGGAACTGCGGAAGTATATTGATGAAAATAATCTGCAGCCAGGCGATAAATTGCCATCGGAGCGTGTGCTTTCGGAAAAATTGCAGGCGGGTCGGTCATCCATCCGTGAAGCGTTACGTGCAATGGAGCTTCTTGGTCTGATTGAAACACGGCACGGGGAAGGTACGTTTTTAAGCGCATATCGGCCGTATCACTCTGTTGAGGTGCTGTCCTCGTTTATCCTGCAGGGAAACAATACCAGGAATGATTTATTATTCGCTAAAAAAATTATCGAAAAAGAAGCAGCGAAAATTGCATATGATTATATGGATGATGAAGATATCAGTCAGTTGTTAGAAATTGTTCAGGATCAAACATTAAATGCAAATGCAACGCATGTGGCCTTTTTTCAATATTTATTTCATAAAACAGAGAATTTGCTTCTCGCTAAAGTTTGGCAGCTGATGGATGAATTCTCGTACACGATTTCCAGCCTATCCTATGAACGCTCATTCTACCTAGATCTCATCGGACTTTATCAGTCAAAAGATTACGCAAAGATAGAGGACTTATTTTATAGTTTGCCTGTGGAAAAATAA